One genomic segment of Mastomys coucha isolate ucsf_1 unplaced genomic scaffold, UCSF_Mcou_1 pScaffold22, whole genome shotgun sequence includes these proteins:
- the Rfc3 gene encoding replication factor C subunit 3 isoform X1, with translation MSLWVDKYRPSSLARLDYHKEQAAQLRNLVQCGDFPHLLVYGPSGAGKKTRIMCILRELYGVGVEKLRIEHQTITTPSKKKIELSTIASNYHLEVNPSDAGNSDRVVIQEMLKTVAQSQQLETSSQRDFKVVLLTEVDKLTKDAQHALRRTMEKYMSTCRLILCCNSTSKVIPPIRSRCLAVRVPAPSIEDICSVLSTVCKKEGLALPSKLAHRLAEKSCRNLRKALLMCEACRVQQYPFTEDQEIPETDWEVYLRETANAIVSQQTPQRLLEVRGRLYELLTHCIPPEIIMKGLLSELLHNCDGQLKGEVAQMAAYYEHRLQLGSKAIYHLEAFVAKFMALYKKFMEDGLEGMMF, from the exons ATGAGCCTCTGGGTGGACAAATACCGGCCGAGCTCCCTTGCCCGGCTGGACTATCACAAGGAACAGGCAGCACAGCTGCGCAACCTG GTGCAGTGTGGAGACTTTCCTCACCTTTTAGTATATGGACCATCAGGTGCTGGAAAAAAGACAAGAATTATGTGTATTCTACGTGAACTTTATGGTGTTGGGGTGGAAAAACTGAGAATTGAGCATCAGACTATCACA ACTCcatctaaaaagaaaattgagcTCAGCACCATTGCAAGTAACTACCACCTTGAAGTTAACCCCAG TGATGCAGGGAACAGCGACCGGGTGGTAATTCAGGAGATGCTGAAGACAGTGGCCCAGTCACAACAGCTTGAAACTAGTTCACAAAGAGACTTCAAAG TGGTATTATTGACAGAGGTGGACAAACTCACAAAGGATGCTCAGCATGCCTTGCGCAGAACCATGGAGAAGTACATGTCTACCTGCAGGCTGATTTTGTGCTGCAATTCCACATCTAAGGTGATACCCCCGATCCGAAGCAGGTGCCTGGCAGTTCGTGTGCCTGCTCCCAGTATCGAAGAT ATTTGCAGTGTACTATCTACTGTCTGCAAGAAGGAAGGTCTGGCTCTTCCGTCGAAATTGGCTCATAGGCTGGCAGAGAAGTCGTGCAGAAACCTCAGGAAAGCCTTACTTATGTGTGAGGCCTGCAGAGTGCAGCA aTACCCTTTTACTGAAGACCAAGAAATCCCTGAGACAGACTGGGAGGTGTATCTGAGGGAGACCGCAAATGCTATAGTCAGTCAGCAGACGCCACAGAG GCTCCTTGAAGTCCGTGGAAGGCTCTATGAGCTTCTAACTCATTGTATTCCTCCTGAGATAATAATGAAG GGCCTACTCTCAGAGCTCCTACATAACTGTGATGGGCAGCTGAAAGGGGAAGTGGCACAGATGGCAGCCTATTATGAGCATCGACTACAGCTGGGCAGCAAAGCCATTTATCATTTGGAAGCCTTTGTGGCGAAGTTCATGGCACTTTATAAGAAGTTCATGGAGGACGGACTGGAAGGCATGATGTTCTGA
- the Rfc3 gene encoding replication factor C subunit 3 isoform X2 produces the protein MCILRELYGVGVEKLRIEHQTITTPSKKKIELSTIASNYHLEVNPSDAGNSDRVVIQEMLKTVAQSQQLETSSQRDFKVVLLTEVDKLTKDAQHALRRTMEKYMSTCRLILCCNSTSKVIPPIRSRCLAVRVPAPSIEDICSVLSTVCKKEGLALPSKLAHRLAEKSCRNLRKALLMCEACRVQQYPFTEDQEIPETDWEVYLRETANAIVSQQTPQRLLEVRGRLYELLTHCIPPEIIMKGLLSELLHNCDGQLKGEVAQMAAYYEHRLQLGSKAIYHLEAFVAKFMALYKKFMEDGLEGMMF, from the exons ATGTGTATTCTACGTGAACTTTATGGTGTTGGGGTGGAAAAACTGAGAATTGAGCATCAGACTATCACA ACTCcatctaaaaagaaaattgagcTCAGCACCATTGCAAGTAACTACCACCTTGAAGTTAACCCCAG TGATGCAGGGAACAGCGACCGGGTGGTAATTCAGGAGATGCTGAAGACAGTGGCCCAGTCACAACAGCTTGAAACTAGTTCACAAAGAGACTTCAAAG TGGTATTATTGACAGAGGTGGACAAACTCACAAAGGATGCTCAGCATGCCTTGCGCAGAACCATGGAGAAGTACATGTCTACCTGCAGGCTGATTTTGTGCTGCAATTCCACATCTAAGGTGATACCCCCGATCCGAAGCAGGTGCCTGGCAGTTCGTGTGCCTGCTCCCAGTATCGAAGAT ATTTGCAGTGTACTATCTACTGTCTGCAAGAAGGAAGGTCTGGCTCTTCCGTCGAAATTGGCTCATAGGCTGGCAGAGAAGTCGTGCAGAAACCTCAGGAAAGCCTTACTTATGTGTGAGGCCTGCAGAGTGCAGCA aTACCCTTTTACTGAAGACCAAGAAATCCCTGAGACAGACTGGGAGGTGTATCTGAGGGAGACCGCAAATGCTATAGTCAGTCAGCAGACGCCACAGAG GCTCCTTGAAGTCCGTGGAAGGCTCTATGAGCTTCTAACTCATTGTATTCCTCCTGAGATAATAATGAAG GGCCTACTCTCAGAGCTCCTACATAACTGTGATGGGCAGCTGAAAGGGGAAGTGGCACAGATGGCAGCCTATTATGAGCATCGACTACAGCTGGGCAGCAAAGCCATTTATCATTTGGAAGCCTTTGTGGCGAAGTTCATGGCACTTTATAAGAAGTTCATGGAGGACGGACTGGAAGGCATGATGTTCTGA